In Sphingomonas sp. KC8, the sequence AGGTGGCGCCGGCCGCAAACGCAGCACGCGCGGCGTCGCCGGTACCCAGCGGATTTTCGTTCGATGAAAGCTTGGCGACCTTGCGGCCGTCATCGGTGGTGGAGCGGCCCGGCACATAGGGTGCAATGGCGTCGATCCAGGGCTTGGGTTGGGGCGCAGTCATGAGCCGGGGCCTTAGCGCAGCCGCGACCGGAAAAACATCCTCAAAGGCGCCGGAGTTCGCCGGAGCCGGCAAGGGGGTGTCCCGCATGACACGATATGGCGGCACGCGGGACGGGATCTGGGATCAGGCGCCGATCCGGAACGCGCAGAGCTTATTGCCGTCGAGATCGCGGAAATAGGCCGCGTAGAATGCGTTATCGCCTTCGCCGCCGCGATTGCCCGGGCCGCCTTCGTCCTTGCTGCCCAGCGCCAGCGCCTTGGCGTGAAGCGCATCGATCGTGGCGCGGCTGTCCATCGGCAGCGATATCATCACGCCATTCCCCACGGTCGCGGGATTGCCGTCATAGGGGACATAACGCCGAACATGGGCACTTCATGATTAGGCCCCCAGGCGCACATCCGGTCCATTTCCATGATCCGGCCGATGCCGAGCGAGCCGAACAGCGCGTCATAATAGTCCTTGGCGCGCTCCAGATCGTTCGTGCCAACCAGCGTATAACCGATCATTCTACTCTCCTATCTGTCTTATCCGAGGCCGATCCGCCGCATCACCTTGCGAGTGAAGGGCTGCAGGCGATGCGGCACCCAATCGTTGACGAAATGCTGGCGGCGAACCTGCCAGTCGACCCGATCGGATGTGCCGGGACGGGCCTGAAAGGTGGTGGTGCGTTCCGGCACCGATGCCGCGCCTTCCGGGAAAGCGGTGTAATAATATAGCGCGATCGAACGGCGGGCACGATCGCGTGGGCAGGTGAGCGGTTCGGGATGGCCGTGGAAACTGTCGAGCGCGGTGTTGAACAGCACGGCACGGCCGAATAACGGCGCGATCGCCTTTTGCCGGGCGGTCATCCCCTTATCCCACAGTTCGAGATTGCCGCCATATTCGGGTGGCCAGTCGTCGTTGAGATAGATCAGCAGGTTGAGGCGCCGTTCCACCTTCATCCGGCCGTGGATGTTGAAATCGGCATGGACCGACAGATGCCCGCCGGCGTGGATTTCGTGCAGGCCGCCGCCCGAATAATAAGGGTCAGGGATCAGGCCCTTGATCCCCGAAATCGCCTCGATGAAGCGGATGAAGGCATCGCTGTTGAGTTCGGCGAGCAGGTTGCGGATCAGCGCGCTATCGATCGTGTTGGGATGGAATTGATATTTCAGCCGTTCCTGTGCGCGATCGAAATGCGTGCGCCCGTCGACCGAGGGAAATTCCGCCAATACGCGGCGCAGCAGGCCGGCATCGATGAAATCGTCGATCACCGCATGGGGGAAGGGCTGTGCCGCGGCATAATCGGCCGCCAGGGCCGCGCCGGCGGTTTTGCACTCCTCCGTGTCGAAATGCAGATATCCATCGATGTCGCGAACGGTAAGCAATGGCATTGGACCAGCCCCTCCCCAAGCCGGATGCGTCTAGCATCGCATGGGGCGACGCGACAAAGGTGTAAATGGCGGCCGGTGCGCCGGATTTGCGATTGGCGAAAGCCGCCGGGCGATCAACTCGCGCAGGTATCCGCGACATGCTTGCCGCTGGAATGCGCCACCATTTTCATCGTTGCGCCGTTCGGGCCGCCCTTGCCATTCATCGTGACTGTCATGTCATAGGAATCGGGGGCGTAGTTGCCCGAAAGCTCCATCCGCATCGGCCCGGCCTGCCCTTCGCCCGATTGGCAGACGATCACGGCGGATAGTTTGCCGCCGGCCATGTCGAACGATTCGGATTTGCAATTGCCGTTCTTCAGATCGGGATGCGCGAAGAAATCCGATGCCGGCCGGGCTGCTTGTTCGGGCGTGACGCAATTCTTGAATTCGGTCTTCCGGCCGACATTGCCCTTGAGCATTGCGGGATCGACGCCATCGACTTCCATCGACACCAGTTCGGTCGTCGCGTCCCAGGCACCCGGCTTGATCTTGATCGTTTCGGCGACGGCGGCCGGTGTCGCGGCGCTTTCCTGCGCAGCCTTCTTGGCGCCATCTTCCTTGCCGCAACCGGCGAGCAGGACGAGCGAAACCAGAACGATGGGACGTAACAGCATCGGGGCATTCCTCGCAATTGCGAACAGAACGACAACATCCCATATTCGGGTGCAATGGCAATCCAGATTCGCACCAGCCTCGCCGAACCGGAAACGGGAGAGAACTTCGTTCCGCATCGGCCCGAACGTCCGCCCAAGGTGGAGGGCGGAAAGCCGTTCAAAATTGTTTCGGACTATCAGCCGGCGGGCGACCAGCCGACCGCGATCGCCGAACTGGTGAAACAGGCGCAGGCGGGGGAACGCGATCAGGTGCTGCTGGGCGTCACCGGATCGGGCAAGACCTTCACCATGGCCAAAGTGGTCGAAGCATTGCAGCGGCCGGCGCTAGTGCTGGCCCCGAACAAGATTCTCGCGGCCCAATTATATGGCGAGTTCAAGAGCTTCTTTCCCGACAATGCGGTCGAATTTTTCGTCAGCTATTATGATTATTACCAGCCCGAAGCCTATGTGCCGCGCACCGACACGTACATAGAGAAAGAATCGTCGATCAACGAGGCGATCGACCGGATGCGCCATTCGGCCACCCGGTCGCTGCTCGAACGGGATGATGTGCTGATCGTCGCGTCGGTGTCCTGCCTTTATGGTATCGGATCGGTCGAAACCTATTCGGCGATGATCTTCGATCTGAAAAAGGGCCAGACGGTCGACCAGCGCGAAATCATCCGCAAGCTGGTGGCGCTGCAGTATAAGCGCAACGATCAGGCGTTCACACGCGGCACGTTCCGCGTGCGCGGCGATACGCTGGAACTTTTCCCGTCCCATTATGAAGATAGCGCCTGGCGGATCACGTTCTTCAGCGATGAAATCGAGGCAATCGTCGAGTTCGATCCGCTGACCGGCAAGAAGGCCGCGTCGCTCGATTATGTCCGCGTCTATGCCAACAGCCATTATGTGACGCCGGGGCCGACCCTGAAGCAGGCGAGCGAGGCGATCCGCCACGAACTGGCCGAGCGGCTGAAGGAACTGGTGGCCGAAGGCAAGCTGATCGAGGCGCAGCGGATCGAGCAGCGCACCAATTTCGACCTGGAGATGATCGCAGCGACGGGCAGCTGCGCCGGGATCGAAAATTACAGCCGCTTCCTGACCGGCCGGCTGCCGGGGGAACCGCCACCCACTTTGTTCGAATATCTGCCGGAAAACGCCCTGTTGTTCGTCGATGAAAGCCACCAGACGATCGGCCAAGTCAACGGCATGGCGCGGGGCGATCACCGCCGCAAGATCACCTTGGCCGAATATGGGTTCCGTCTGCCGAGCTGCATCGACAACAGGCCGCTGCGCTTCAACGAATGGGATGCGATGCGCCCGCAGACGGTGTGCGTGTCGGCGACGCCAGGGCCGTGGGAGATGGAGCAGACCGGCGGGGTCTTCGTCGAACAGGTGATTCGCCCGACCGGGCTGATCGATCCCCCGGTCGAGGTGCGCCCGGTGGAGGATCAGGTCGACGATCTGGTCCGCGAATGCCGGGCGGTGGCGGCCAGTGGCTATCGCGCGCTGGTGACGACCCTGACCAAGCGGATGGCCGAGGACCTGACCGAATATCTTCACGAAGCGGGGTTGAAGGTTCGGTACATGCATTCCGACGTCGAGACGCTGGAACGCATCGAGCTGATCCGCGATCTCCGGCTGGGTGTTTATGATGTGCTGGTGGGCATCAACCTGCTGCGCGAGGGCCTGGACATTCCTGAATGCGGGCTGGTGGCGATCCTCGATGCCGACAAGGAAGGTTTCCTGCGATCGGAAACGTCGCTGATCCAGACGATCGGCCGCGCCGCGCGCAACGCCGATGGCCGGGTGATCCTCTATGCCGACCGGATCACCGGATCGATGGAACGGGCGATGGCCGAAACCGATCGGCGCCGCGAAAAGCAGCTCGCCTACAATCTGGAACATGGCATCACGCCGGAAAGCGTGAAGCGCGCGGTGGCCGATATTGTCGGCCATCTGGCGTCGAAGGATCAGGTGACGGTCGACACCGGGATCGACGATCGCCCCCACATGGTGGGCCATAACCTGCGGAGCTATATCGAGGAACTGGAAGGCAGGATGCGCAAGGCCGCCGCCGACCTCGAATTTGAAGAGGCCGGGCGGCTGCGCGACGAGATTCGCAAGCTCGAACAGCAGGAACTGGGCCTGCCCATCGAGGAGCATCGCGCGCCGGTGAAGGCGCACTCGACGCAGGGCCGGCCGGGGACGCGCAAGACGCGATT encodes:
- a CDS encoding DUF3617 domain-containing protein, encoding MLLRPIVLVSLVLLAGCGKEDGAKKAAQESAATPAAVAETIKIKPGAWDATTELVSMEVDGVDPAMLKGNVGRKTEFKNCVTPEQAARPASDFFAHPDLKNGNCKSESFDMAGGKLSAVIVCQSGEGQAGPMRMELSGNYAPDSYDMTVTMNGKGGPNGATMKMVAHSSGKHVADTCAS
- the uvrB gene encoding excinuclease ABC subunit UvrB, with amino-acid sequence MAIQIRTSLAEPETGENFVPHRPERPPKVEGGKPFKIVSDYQPAGDQPTAIAELVKQAQAGERDQVLLGVTGSGKTFTMAKVVEALQRPALVLAPNKILAAQLYGEFKSFFPDNAVEFFVSYYDYYQPEAYVPRTDTYIEKESSINEAIDRMRHSATRSLLERDDVLIVASVSCLYGIGSVETYSAMIFDLKKGQTVDQREIIRKLVALQYKRNDQAFTRGTFRVRGDTLELFPSHYEDSAWRITFFSDEIEAIVEFDPLTGKKAASLDYVRVYANSHYVTPGPTLKQASEAIRHELAERLKELVAEGKLIEAQRIEQRTNFDLEMIAATGSCAGIENYSRFLTGRLPGEPPPTLFEYLPENALLFVDESHQTIGQVNGMARGDHRRKITLAEYGFRLPSCIDNRPLRFNEWDAMRPQTVCVSATPGPWEMEQTGGVFVEQVIRPTGLIDPPVEVRPVEDQVDDLVRECRAVAASGYRALVTTLTKRMAEDLTEYLHEAGLKVRYMHSDVETLERIELIRDLRLGVYDVLVGINLLREGLDIPECGLVAILDADKEGFLRSETSLIQTIGRAARNADGRVILYADRITGSMERAMAETDRRREKQLAYNLEHGITPESVKRAVADIVGHLASKDQVTVDTGIDDRPHMVGHNLRSYIEELEGRMRKAAADLEFEEAGRLRDEIRKLEQQELGLPIEEHRAPVKAHSTQGRPGTRKTRFGKTQRKFGGR
- a CDS encoding 2OG-Fe(II) oxygenase: MPLLTVRDIDGYLHFDTEECKTAGAALAADYAAAQPFPHAVIDDFIDAGLLRRVLAEFPSVDGRTHFDRAQERLKYQFHPNTIDSALIRNLLAELNSDAFIRFIEAISGIKGLIPDPYYSGGGLHEIHAGGHLSVHADFNIHGRMKVERRLNLLIYLNDDWPPEYGGNLELWDKGMTARQKAIAPLFGRAVLFNTALDSFHGHPEPLTCPRDRARRSIALYYYTAFPEGAASVPERTTTFQARPGTSDRVDWQVRRQHFVNDWVPHRLQPFTRKVMRRIGLG